A single region of the Paenibacillus thermoaerophilus genome encodes:
- the remB gene encoding extracellular matrix regulator RemB, with translation MFIHLGGEKVIRSSELIGIFDLSIERSSKISKHFVQQASLENRIEIIGEEESKSLVVTRSRVYYSPISSSTLKKRAESISHQLQ, from the coding sequence ATGTTTATTCATTTGGGCGGAGAAAAGGTGATTCGGTCGTCGGAGCTGATCGGCATTTTTGATCTGTCGATCGAACGGTCCTCCAAAATTTCCAAGCACTTCGTGCAGCAGGCCAGCCTCGAGAACCGGATTGAAATCATCGGCGAAGAAGAAAGCAAATCTCTGGTCGTGACGCGTTCCCGAGTCTATTATTCTCCCATCTCCTCGTCGACGCTGAAAAAGCGGGCCGAGTCGATCTCGCATCAACTGCAATAA